CACGAGCACGACCAGCGCGACCGCGAGCAGCAGTTCGAACTGCACGTCGCGCACGGCGGCGCGGATCATCGTCGTGCGGTCGGTGACGATCTCCACGTCGAGCGCGGCCGGCAGCGTTTCCTGCAGCTTCGGCAACTGCGCCTTGATCGCATCGACGGTCGCGATCACGTTCGCGCCCGGCTGGCGCTGCACGTTCAGGATGATGGCCGGGTCCGAATTCACCCACGCGCCGAGCTTGGTGTTCTCCGAGCCGGCGACGACCGTCGCGACGTCGGTCAGCATCACCGGACGGCCGTTCTTGTACGCGACGACCGCGCTGTTGTACTGGTCGGCGCTCGTCAGCTGGTCGTTCGCGTTGATCGTGTACGAGCGCGTCGGGCCGTCGAAGTTGCCCTTCGGCGTGTTCACGTTCAGGTTCGAGATCGTCGTGCGCAGGTCGTCGAGGTTCATCCCGTACTTCGCGAGCGCGGTCGGGTTCGCCTGGATCCGCACGGCCGGGCGGTTGCCGCCCGACAGGCTGACGAGACCGACGCCCGCGACCTGCGAGATCTTCATCGCGAGGCGCGTGTCGGCGAGATCCTGCACCTGCGTGAGCGGCAGCGTCTTCGACTTGACGGCGAGCGTCAGCACCGGTGCGTCGGCCGGGTTGACCTTCGCGTAGATCGGCGGGGCAGGGAGGTCGGACGGCAGCAGGTTGCCGGCCGCGTTGATCGCGGCCTGCACTTCCTGTTCGGCGATGTCGAGCGGCAGGTCGAGCGAGAACTGCAGCGTGATCACGGACGAGCCGGCCGAACTCTGCGACGACATCTGGTTCAGCGACGGCATCTGCCCGAACTGCCGTTCGAGCGGTGCGGTGACCGACGAGGTCATCACCTCCGGGCTCGCGCCCGGGTAGAAGGTCTGGACCTGGATCGTCGGATAGTCGACTTCCGGCAGCGCGGCGAGCGGCAGGAAGCGCAGCGCGACGAGACCGGCCAGCATGATCGCCGCCATCAGGAGGGCGGTGCCGACCGGCCGGAGAATGAAGAGGCGGGATGGATTCATCGAGCGGCCCGCGCGTTACTGGGCCGCGGAGGCCGCTGCCTGCGACGCGCCGTGCCGGTGTTCGCCGCGATGGCCGCCGGCGCCCGATGCGCCCGACGCCGCACCGGCGCCGCGTGCGCCCGACGCGCCTTTCGGCTTGTCGGCCGGGATCGAGATCTTCGCGCCTTCGCGCAGGCGGTCGGAGCCGTCGGTCACCACGCGCTCGCCGACCGACACGCCGCTGACGATGCTGGTGCGTTCGCCGTCGACCGGGCCGATCGTGACCTTGCGCACGGTCACCGTGTTGTCGGGTTTCACGACGTAGACGAACTGGCCGATCGAGCCGGTCAGCACGGCCGAGGTCGGCACGATCGTCGCGTTGCGCAGCACGTCGACGAGCAGGCGCGTGTTCACGAACTGGTTCGGGAACAGCATGCCTTCCTTGTTATCGAAGTTCGCGCGCAGCTTGACGGTGCCCGTGCTCGTGTCGATCTGGTTGTCGAGCGTCGCGAGCGAACCCGTCTCGAGCGGCACCGTGTTGTTGCGGTTGTACGCGGTGACCGACAGCTTCTGGCCCGCGTTCACCTGCTTGAGGATCTGCGGCAGGTTGTCTTCCGACGTGGTGAAGATCACGCTCATCGGCTGCAGCTGCGTGATCACGACGAGGCCGTTGGTATCGCCCGGCGTCACGTAGTTGCCGGGGTCGACCTGGCGCAGGCCGACGCGGCCCGACACCGGCGCGGTGATGCGCGCATACGTGAGGTTCAGCTTCGCGGAATCGATCGCGGCCTGGTCGGTCTTCACCGCGCCTTCGTATTGCTTGACGAGGGATGCCTGCGTGTCGACGGTCTGCGACGCGATGGAGTCCTGCGACAGCAGCGTCTGGTAGCGCTTCAGGTCGAGGCGGGCCGTCGCGAGCAGCGCCGAGTCGCGCGCGTGCGTGCCTTCGGCGTTCTCGAGCGCGACCTGGTACGGGCGCGGGTCGATCTGCGCGAGCAGGTCGCCCTTCTTGACGATCTGGCCTTCCTGGAACGCGACCGACTGCAGGTAGCCCGACAGCTGCGTCTTGACCGTGACGTTCGCGAGCGGCGTGACGGTGCCGAGCGCGGACAGCACGATCGGCATCTCGCCCTGGGTCGCGGTCGCGACCTGCACGGGCTGCGGAACGTTCGCCATCGCGGCGGGGCCGCCACGGCCGCGGTGGCCGCCGGCGCCACTGGCCGCGCTTGCGCCCGCACCGCCCGCACTGCTGCCGGACGCCGGCGTGCGGTTCCACGGATGCCACCACAGCAGGCCGCCGATGACGACGACCGCGAGTGCGCCGGCCATCAGCGTGCGGCGCGGGCGCCGCGCGGCGGGCGACGCAGGGTCTTTCGAAGGGGGCGTGGGCTTTTGTTCGTTATCCATCGTGATCTGTCAGGAAGACGGCGCGGCGGGCCGGAAATCGGACTGCTGGGCTGCGCGTGGGCGAGCGGTGCCGGGGAGGGGGCGCCCGGCTCGGTCCGGGCCCCCGCCGGTATGCGCGGGAAAAGAGCGGTGCGCACCGCGAGTGCGGCGCGACGATGGGCATGATCCTACGTCCCGTCCCCGTTACAGTCCAGTGGTCTATCTTTCAACGGGTTACGGTCGTTACAGAACGCGACAGTACGATGACGAAACGATTACACGCCGATGCGACGGGCCGGTGCGCCGCCGATCTCGCGGGTGATTTTCGCGATGCATTCGTGCAGCGCGGGTACCACGTGTTCGTTGAGCCATTCGGGCGGGCACTGGTGCGACGCGCCTCCGCAATTCACCGAATAGCGCTGGCCCGACGGACCGACGAAACCGGCCGCGACGGCATTCAGGCCCTCGCGCCATTCGCCGATCGCGATCGCGTGGCCGTCGCGCATCGCATCGTCCAGCGCGGGGGTCAGGCGGGCGGACACATGCGGCCAGTCGTCGCCCGCCGTGGTGCGCAGCGACTCGAGCAGCAGGCGGCGTTCGTCGTCCTCGAGTGCGGCGAGGTACGCGCGGCCGACCGCGGTGCGCGCGATGTCCATCCGCGAGCCGATCTCGAGGCGCGTGACGAGCACGGCCGAGCGTGGACGGATCACGTCGATCGCGACCATGTCGAGCCGGTCGCGTACCGCGAGGTGCACGGACAGCGACGTGCGTTCGGCCAGCTCGATCATGAACGGCCGCGAACGCGCGCGGATGTCGAAGTTGCGCAGGAAGCCGTGGCTCAGCTCGAGCACCGACGCGGTGAGCACGAAGCGCTCGCTGTCGGGCAACTGGAACAGGAAGCCGGCGCTGACGAGCGTCGCGGTGATGCGCGAAACGGTCGGCTTCGGGATGCCGGTCAGTTCGGTCAGCTCGCGGTTGCTGACGGGCGCGTCGGCCGCCGCGATGCGGCGCAGCACGGCAAGGCCGCGGGCGAGGGCGGTGATCTCGTCGGGCGACGATTCACGGTCCCGCGACGCGGGAGGGGTTACAGTTGTCGACACGAGGGATTCTCTCTAATTCCGAAACTCGATTTCAATTTTGTTGGAATTGTAGGACTATTGTCAAAGGATGCATGTTCCGCTGGTGAACCGGTCATCGGATGATATTTTACGGGTTCACCCTTGGTTTATTAGGAAAACGCTCAACTGAGCGTTGCCAGAAAGTGCATGAATCGGTGCAAATACCGCTTGACTTGTCGGGCGGAAACGGAAAGAATGTCTCACGTTTTCGAAACATCGTTTCAAGAGTTTAACCGGCAACGATGTTTCGCGCAGTCTCTCAGGTTCTAGCACGGCCCTCGGAATGGCTAGAACTTTTTTAGCGCCACGGTCTCCGTGGCGCTTTTTTTTGCCCGTTTTCCGGCGACCGCCCGGTTTGCCGCGATCGAAAGCCCGCCGCTTCGTTGCATCGGGGCCGGCACCGCTTGCCGCGTCCTGCACGATCCACCGCCTGCCCCCGCGATTTTAATTAATTTCTGCTATCGGGAAAATTCCGGCAATACGTCGCCGGTCGACGGTCGTCGTGCGCGTTGCATCGGCCCCCTCCCGTGCCCGGGCGAGTCTGCCCGAACGTCGCACGTCCATCCGTGCGGAGCATGTTGCCCCTGCGGGTGCCGGAGCCCCCCTATGCAAAAGTAGGGGGGTGACCCATCCCGGCCGGACGCGCACATCTGCAGAATCCAGATACGGGCCGATGCGAAGACTTCGCCGGCCCGCGTCCGCAGCACAGCATGACGCCCAGCCCGTATCGCTGGTTGACCCCTTGGATGGAGGTCATATGTTCAGTACCCGCGCGTGTTGCAGCAGTGTGGCGGCACTGTTGCTCCTGATGTGCGCCGTTCCCTCGTTCGCCCAGTCGTTCCGGGTCCAGTGCCCGTTCACCACGCCGTCGCACCCGACCGCGCTGGCGCCCGGTGTCGGCGAACCCGCTTACACGAAGCCGACCTATACCGGCCAGAATTCCACGTCGACCGGCGCGGTGAACGGCGCGATCAAGTGCCAGCAGATCTCGGGCGGCGACGGCTACGCGACGATGGCCAACGGCGTGCAGACCTACCTGTTCGCGTTCGGCCCGCTGTCCGGGCTCGCGGACGTGAAGGCCGGGCTGCCGGGCACGGAGCTCGCGTCGGTGTTCAACACCGTCGGCGACCCCAGGACGGACCCGACCTACAACGGCGCGGTCGGCCTCGCGCCCGATCCGGATGCCGGCGGCGCGCTGACCGGCCACGTCGATCCGCGCCCGATCATGGACATCGGCGTGATGAACGGCAACCAGCCCGCGCCGATGATGGCGATCGACGAGGACGACGAGTTCTTCCTCACGCTCACGAACGTCGGGATGATCATGCGCCCGGACCTGTTCGAGAAGCATACGGTGCACTTCCACGGCTATCCGAACGCGTCGTCGTTCTATGACGGCGTGCCGGACGCGTCGGTCGCGATCAACATCGGCGCGAGCTTCACGTACTACTATCTCGCGCCGGATGCGGGCACCTATTTCTGGCATTGCCACATCACGCCACCGGAGCACCTGCAGATGGGCATGGTCGGCCAGATCTACGTGCGGCCGCGCCAGGACCGGGTGCCGAAGGGCGTGTCGCTGTACGAGGCGCTGGTGACGCAGCAGTCGGACCTGCGCACGCGCTGCGGCAACGACATCCTGTGCTCGACGCCGCTGCCGCCGCAGAACAACGGCCTCGTGCGGGCGGCCAACGCCAACATTCCGGCGACCACGCCCGAGACGCTGTCGCTCTACGCGTACAACGACGGCGACGGCTCGACCGCGTACGACGTCGAGTATCCGATCCAGATCCATGGCTTCGATCCGAACTTCCACTTCGTCGGCATGACGTTCAATCCCGAGCCGTTCACCGACATGAAGGACAAGTTCTTCCTGCTGAACGGCCGCAGCTATCCGGACACGGTGACCGCAGGGGCGATGTCGACGCCCGCGTCCGACAGTGCGATGCATCCGTCGCAACCGCTGCCGACGCTGGTCAACATTCCGGCCGGCGGCCGCGCGCTGTTGCGGATCTCGGATCTCGACGTGACCGAATACCAGACGCTGGCGTCGCTCGGCATCCCGATGCACGTGATCGCGCTCAATGCCCGCATGTTGCGCGACATGGCCGGCAACAACATGGCCTACGACACGAACTCGATCACGCTCGGAGGCGGCGAGTCGCTCGACCTGATTCTCGACGCGAGCGACAAGACGAAGTACCACTCGGGCCAGATTTTCTATCTGTACACGCCGAACCTCGATCACCTGTCGAACGATCAGGAGAACTTCGGCGGCCTGATGACCGAGGTCCACATCTGCAGCGCCGTGGACCCGGTCACGAAGCATTGCACTCTTTGATGACCAGGGGCCGCCCGCATCATCGGGCGGGCCCCGGCCGGGAAGTCCTGCCCTGAGGAGAAAAGCCGTGGGACACATCACTCATCATGCCTGGACCGCGACGCTCGCCCGTCTCGGACGGCTCGCACGCGTCGGTGTCGCGACGCTCGCCGCGTTGCTGTCGGTGCACGCGCACGCCGCCGCGCCGGGCATCACCGGCAAGGTCTTCAACCTCACGGCCCAGGAAGCGCGCATCACCCAGCCGGACGGCACGAGCGTCTATTCGTGGGGCTACGGCTGCGCGGCGACCAGCGCGACGCCGCTCGTCTTCTCGCCGTCGACGATTACCGGCGCGACCTGTCCGACGATGCAGATTCCGGGCCCGACGCTGATCGTCAGGCAGGGCGACATCATCACCGTGACCCTGACCAACAACCTGCCGGCGGCGGCCGGCAACACGTCGATGCTGTTTCCCGGCTTCGTCGTGTGCACGGGCACCCTGAGCCCGGACGGCAAGACCTGCACCGGCACCTCCGGCGTGGCGGGGCTGCTGGCGCAGGAAGCGCAGCACGGCGCGACGGTCACCTACACGTTCGTCGCGGCGACGCCCGGCACGCATACGTACTACAGCGGCACGCAGGGCGACCTGCAGATCGAGATGGGGCTGTACGGCGCGATCATCGTGCTGCCGAACACGGCAGCCAACACGGCGGGCTGCATGGCGCTGCCGGATTCGGGCAGGCCGTTCGGCCAGCGCGATTTCCGCAACGCAGTGGCGGCATTCGACAACAGCGCCGCCTGCTATGACCGTGAGTATCTTTTTCAGTTCTCCGAAATGGATCCGCGCATCCATCAGCAGGCGGAGCAGCAGGTCGCGGCCAATACGTCGTGCACGAAGCCGACCGGCTGCATGACGGTCGAGACCGAGCCTTATCACCCGGCGTATTTCATGGTCAACGGCCGCTCGATGCCGGACGACATGGATCCGAACTACGCGCCGCAGTACCCGCACCAGCCGTACAACGGCAACCCGCACATGCATCCGGGCGAACTGGTGCTGCTGCGGATCATCGGCACCGGCCGCTGGCAGCATCCGTTCCACGAGCACGGCAATCACGTGCGCGTGCTCGCGCGCGACGGCAACCTGTTGCTCAGCCCGGTCGACCCGAGCCACCCGGCGAACCCGCGGCTGCCGGCCGGCCCGCTGCTGTTCACGACCACCACGACGCCGGGCACCACCCTCGACGGGATCTTCTACTGGACCGGCAAGGGCCTGAACTGGGACGTCTACGCGCACTACCCGGGCGACGGCTCGGTGTGCGTGCCTGACGCGAACGGCTACTACACGACGGCGTCGAACCCGCCGGCGCCGCGCAGCGCGCCGAACTACTACGAGTGGTGCCAGGACCACGGCAAGGCGCTCGAGAAGGCGCCGTTCGGCAAGGTCGCCAGCGGCGGGCCGGTCACGTTGCCGGACTCGAACATCCTGACGAACGGTTTCTGGTATGGCGGCAGTCCGTATCTCGGGCCGGACGCGACCGTGCGTGCGACGGCGCCGACCGGCACGTCGCCGCCCAGCAACACGATCCTGAACCCGCCGGCGACGGAAGCAGGCTTCGCGTTCATGTGGCACTCGCATAACGAGCGCGAGATCACGACGAACAACATCTTCCCGGGCGGAATGATGATGATGATGCTCGTTGATCCTCCGGTATTTCCGATCGACGAATCCAATTAGGGGTGGGGAGAAAGACGATGAGATCCACCAAGCTCACGGCGACGCTCCTTGATCTGTTCAAGGCGGGGGTCGCGGCATCCATCTTGCTGACGGCAGGCGAAGCCTGTTTCGCGCAAGCGGTCGTCAATCTGACGGCGAAGGCGTCCACGGCGATGATGCCGGACGGGCAGGCCGTGCCGATGTGGGGCTACAGCTGCACGCCGGCTGCCGTGGCGACGGTGCCGGCCGCGAATGCGACCTGCGCGGCGGCGAATCCGGCCGCCGGCGCGAACTGGTCGCCGGTGGTCGTCACCGTGCCGGCCGGGCAGCTGCAGATCAACCTGACGAACAACCTGCCTGCGCCCGTGCCGACCTCGCTCGTCATCGTCGGCCAGCTGGGCGGCGGTCTGGGCGACAAGCCGACGACCACGCCGAGCCCGGTCCATCCGACGCAGACGGCCACGAGCTGGCCGACC
This region of Burkholderia contaminans genomic DNA includes:
- a CDS encoding IclR family transcriptional regulator; this translates as MSTTVTPPASRDRESSPDEITALARGLAVLRRIAAADAPVSNRELTELTGIPKPTVSRITATLVSAGFLFQLPDSERFVLTASVLELSHGFLRNFDIRARSRPFMIELAERTSLSVHLAVRDRLDMVAIDVIRPRSAVLVTRLEIGSRMDIARTAVGRAYLAALEDDERRLLLESLRTTAGDDWPHVSARLTPALDDAMRDGHAIAIGEWREGLNAVAAGFVGPSGQRYSVNCGGASHQCPPEWLNEHVVPALHECIAKITREIGGAPARRIGV
- a CDS encoding multicopper oxidase domain-containing protein; amino-acid sequence: MFSTRACCSSVAALLLLMCAVPSFAQSFRVQCPFTTPSHPTALAPGVGEPAYTKPTYTGQNSTSTGAVNGAIKCQQISGGDGYATMANGVQTYLFAFGPLSGLADVKAGLPGTELASVFNTVGDPRTDPTYNGAVGLAPDPDAGGALTGHVDPRPIMDIGVMNGNQPAPMMAIDEDDEFFLTLTNVGMIMRPDLFEKHTVHFHGYPNASSFYDGVPDASVAINIGASFTYYYLAPDAGTYFWHCHITPPEHLQMGMVGQIYVRPRQDRVPKGVSLYEALVTQQSDLRTRCGNDILCSTPLPPQNNGLVRAANANIPATTPETLSLYAYNDGDGSTAYDVEYPIQIHGFDPNFHFVGMTFNPEPFTDMKDKFFLLNGRSYPDTVTAGAMSTPASDSAMHPSQPLPTLVNIPAGGRALLRISDLDVTEYQTLASLGIPMHVIALNARMLRDMAGNNMAYDTNSITLGGGESLDLILDASDKTKYHSGQIFYLYTPNLDHLSNDQENFGGLMTEVHICSAVDPVTKHCTL
- a CDS encoding multicopper oxidase domain-containing protein, with the translated sequence MGHITHHAWTATLARLGRLARVGVATLAALLSVHAHAAAPGITGKVFNLTAQEARITQPDGTSVYSWGYGCAATSATPLVFSPSTITGATCPTMQIPGPTLIVRQGDIITVTLTNNLPAAAGNTSMLFPGFVVCTGTLSPDGKTCTGTSGVAGLLAQEAQHGATVTYTFVAATPGTHTYYSGTQGDLQIEMGLYGAIIVLPNTAANTAGCMALPDSGRPFGQRDFRNAVAAFDNSAACYDREYLFQFSEMDPRIHQQAEQQVAANTSCTKPTGCMTVETEPYHPAYFMVNGRSMPDDMDPNYAPQYPHQPYNGNPHMHPGELVLLRIIGTGRWQHPFHEHGNHVRVLARDGNLLLSPVDPSHPANPRLPAGPLLFTTTTTPGTTLDGIFYWTGKGLNWDVYAHYPGDGSVCVPDANGYYTTASNPPAPRSAPNYYEWCQDHGKALEKAPFGKVASGGPVTLPDSNILTNGFWYGGSPYLGPDATVRATAPTGTSPPSNTILNPPATEAGFAFMWHSHNEREITTNNIFPGGMMMMMLVDPPVFPIDESN
- a CDS encoding MdtA/MuxA family multidrug efflux RND transporter periplasmic adaptor subunit; the encoded protein is MDNEQKPTPPSKDPASPAARRPRRTLMAGALAVVVIGGLLWWHPWNRTPASGSSAGGAGASAASGAGGHRGRGGPAAMANVPQPVQVATATQGEMPIVLSALGTVTPLANVTVKTQLSGYLQSVAFQEGQIVKKGDLLAQIDPRPYQVALENAEGTHARDSALLATARLDLKRYQTLLSQDSIASQTVDTQASLVKQYEGAVKTDQAAIDSAKLNLTYARITAPVSGRVGLRQVDPGNYVTPGDTNGLVVITQLQPMSVIFTTSEDNLPQILKQVNAGQKLSVTAYNRNNTVPLETGSLATLDNQIDTSTGTVKLRANFDNKEGMLFPNQFVNTRLLVDVLRNATIVPTSAVLTGSIGQFVYVVKPDNTVTVRKVTIGPVDGERTSIVSGVSVGERVVTDGSDRLREGAKISIPADKPKGASGARGAGAASGASGAGGHRGEHRHGASQAAASAAQ